The Epinephelus lanceolatus isolate andai-2023 chromosome 21, ASM4190304v1, whole genome shotgun sequence genome has a segment encoding these proteins:
- the mybpc2b gene encoding myosin binding protein Cb isoform X4 has translation MPEPVPADKPEGAELQPENYDELPADGEPGMTELTGLFVEKPPESVVAVAGSDIILIARVDSTTLTRKPTMKWLKGKWLDLGSKAGKHMQFKETYDRNTKIYTYEMKIIKVVAGDAGGYRCEVTSKDKCDSSTFEISVEAAQQEQQADILSAFKRADAGEDEGELDFSALLKATKRNKKPQKVEPDIDVWELLKNAHPSEYEKIAFEYGITDLRGMLKRLKKMKVEPKHSEAFLKKLESCYSVEKGKKIVLRCEVVDPDVQVKWLKNGQEIKPSAKYIMEATGNIRTLTINKATLADDAAYECVVGEDKCFTEVFVKEPPVTITKLMDDYHVVVGERVEFEIEVSEEGAHVMWYFEDIELHKDKDSKYRFKKDGKRHVLIIQEATLEDIGMYHAWTNGGHTKGELEVEEKQLEVLQDIADLTVRAADQAVFKCEVSDEKVTGKWYKDGVEVLPSDRIKMSHIGRFHRLIINDVKPEDAGDYTFVPDGYALSLSAKLNFLEIKIDYVPRQDPPKIHLDTTGNMVSQNTIIVVAGNKLRLDVEITGEPAPTAVWSKGDKPVTATEGRVRVESRKDLSCFVIEGAERDDEGNYTICVTNPAGEDKAVLFVKIVDVPDPPENIKCTSVGEDTATIIWDAPKFDGGAPLKGYLMERKKKGSSRWTKLNFDVYDSTTYEAKRMIEGVLYEMRVFAVNSIGLSPPSLTSKPFMPIAPTSEPTRLSVYDVTDSTCALKWLAPEKIGAGGLDGYVIEYCKEGDTEWVVANQELCERQGFTVRGLPVGEKINFRVVAVNIAGRSPPAVLSQPVTIREIMEHPKIRLPRDLRTKYIRRVGDKINLTIPFQGKPRPVATWFKDGQPLDPTMVNVRNSNVDSILFIRSAEREHSGTYELVLKIENMEDRASIVIRIVDKPGPPVNLRVTDVWGFNAALEWDPPKDDGNCEITGYTIQKADLKTKEWFTVYEHNRRANCTASDLIMGNEYMFRVFSENICGLSEDARVSKNTAVIAKTGLEHKRNPYKEKDMSCVPKFTQPLVDRSVVAGYSTAISCAVKGFPKPKIVWMKNRMIIGDDPKYLMRNYQGVLTLNIRKPGTFDGGKYSCMAVNELGQDEVECQLDVRIATDPDKK, from the exons ATGAACTTCCCGCAGACGGAG AGCCCGGTATGACGGAGCTCACTGGGCTCTTTGTCGAGAAGCCGCCAGAGAGTGTAGTCGCTGTTGCAG GATCGGATATTATTTTGATTGCCAGGGTTGACTccaccaccctgaccagaaAACCCACCATGAAATGGCTAAAGGGCAAGTGGCTGGATCTTGGCAGCAAGGCTGGGAAACATATGCAGTTCAAAGAAACTTATGACAGGAATACCAAG ATCTATACCTACGAAATGAAGATCATCAAAGTGGTCGCTGGAGATGCTGGGGGCTACAGGTGCGAGGTGACGTCAAAGGACAAGTGTGACAGCTCCACCTTTGAGATCTCTGTGGAGG CTgcgcagcaggagcagcaggcagATATTTTGTCTGCCTTCAAGAGAGC GGATGCTGGAGAGGACGAGGGAGAACTGGATTTTAGTGCTCTGCTGAAAGCCACTAAGAG GAACAAGAAACCTCAAAAAGTGGAACCAGATATCGACGTGTGGGAATTGCTTAAGAATGCCCACCCGAGCGAGTATGAGAAAATCGCCTTTGAGTATGGCATCACTGACCTGAGGGGCATGCTGAAACGACTGAAAAAGATGAAGGTCGAGCCCAAGCATAGCGAGG CTTTCCTGAAGAAGCTCGAATCTTGCTACTCTGTGGAAAAGGGCAAGAAGATTGTCCTGAGGTGTGAGGTTGTCGATCCCGACGTCCAGGTCAAATGGTTGAAGAATGGCCAGGAGATCAAACCCTCAGCCAA GTACATCATGGAGGCGACTGGGAATATCAGAACACTCACCATCAATAAGGCGACCCTGGCTGACGATGCTGCCTATGAGTGTGTGGTAGGCGAGGACAAGTGTTTCACAGAGGTGTTCGTCAAAG AGCCCCCTGTGACCATCACCAAGCTGATGGATGACTACCACGTGGTTGTTGGAGAGAGAGTGGAGTTTGAGATTGAGGTCTCAGAGGAGGGCGCCCACGTCATGTG GTACTTTGAGGATATAGAGCTTCACAAAGATAAAGATTCAAAGTATCGCTTCAAGAAGGATGGAAAGAGGCACGTACTCATCATCCAGGAGGCTACGCTGGAAGACATTGGAATGTACCATGCTTGGACAAATGGAGGGCATACCAAAGGAGAGCTGGAGGTGGAAG aaaaacaactgGAGGTGTTGCAGGACATTGCTGATCTGACAGTCAGGGCAGCAGACCAGGCTGTGTTCAAGTGTGAGGTGTCTGATGAGAAGGTCACAGGAAAGTGGTATAAAGACGGAGTGGAGGTCTTGCCAAGCGATCGCATCAAGATGTCTCACATTGGAAG GTTTCATCGGCTGATTATTAATGATGTGAAACCAGAGGATGCAGGAGACTACACATTTGTCCCTGATGGATACGCTCTGTCGCTTTCTGCTAAACTCAACTTTTtgg AAATCAAGATCGACTATGTGCCCAGACAAG ATCCTCCAAAGATCCACCTGGACACCACTGGAAACATGGTCTCCCAAAACACCATCATTGTGGTCGCAGGCAACAAGCTCCGTCTGGATGTGGAGATCACAGGAGAGCCAGCACCCACCGCTGTTTGGTCGAAAGGAGATAAA CCAGTTACAGCAACTGAAGGGCGTGTAAGGGTGGAGTCCAGGAAAGACCTGAGCTGCTTCGTCATAGAGGGGGCAGAGAGGGATGATGAGGGCAACTACACCATCTGTGTTACCAACCCTGCGGGAGAGGACAAGGCTGTGCTGTTTGTGAAGATTGTGG atgtGCCTGACCCTCCTGAGAATATCAAATGCACATCAGTTGGAGAGGACACTGCCACTATCATTTGGGACGCTCCCAAATTTGACGGTGGTGCACCACTCAAAG GTTATCTcatggagaggaagaagaaaggcTCCTCCAGATGGACAAAGCTCAACTTTGATGTATATGATTCAACTACATATGAGGCTAAGAGGATGATTGAGGGTGTTCTGTATGAGATGAGGGTGTTTGCTGTCAACAGCATTGGCTTGTCTCCACCAAGTCTCACCTCCAAACCCTTTATGCCTATTG CCCCAACTAGCGAGCCAACGCGTCTGTCAGTCTATGATGTGACGGACAGCACATGCGCCCTGAAGTGGCTCGCCCCAGAGAAGATTGGAGCTGGGGGCCTGGATGGCTATGTTATTGAGTACTGCAAGGAAGGAG ACACTGAGTGGGTGGTGGCAAACCAGGAACTTTGTGAGAGGCAGGGATTTACGGTGCGTGGCCTCCCTGTGGGAGAGAAGATCAACTTTAGGGTGGTGGCAGTAAACATTGCTGGACGCAGTCCTCCAGCTGTGCTGTCACAGCCCGTCACCATCCGTGAGATCATGG AGCATCCTAAGATTCGTCTGCCTCGTGACCTGAGGACAAAGTACATCAGGAGAGTAGGAGACAAGATCAACCTAACTATCCCTTTCCAG GGTAAGCCACGCCCTGTCGCAACCTGGTTCAAGGATGGTCAACCCCTTGACCCCACGATGGTCAATGTCCGTAACTCAAACGTGGACAGCATCCTCTTCATCCGctcagcagagagagagcactCTGGAACGTATGAGCTGGTGCTAAAGATTGAGAACATGGAGGACAGAGCCAGCATTGTCATCAGGATTGTTG ATAAACCCGGACCTCCTGTGAACCTGAGGGTGACAGACGTCTGGGGCTTCAATGCAGCACTGGAGTGGGACCCCCCTAAAGATGATGGCAACTGTGAAATTACTGGATACACCATCCAGAAGGCAGACTTGAAAACTAAG gAATGGTTTACTGTCTATGAGCACAACAGACGAGCAAACTGCACAGCTTCAGACCTGATCATGGGCAATGAATACATGTTCCGCGTCTTCAGTGAAAACATCTGCGGCCTGAGTGAGGATGCACGCGTCAGCAAGAACACAGCCGTCATTGCCAAGACAG GCCTGGAGCACAAACGAAACCCCTACAAGGAGAAGGACATGTCCTGTGTGCCTAAGTTTACTCAGCCCCTGGTTGACAGATCTGTGGTGGCCGGCTACAGCACCGCCATCAGCTGTGCCGTCAAAGGCTTCCCCAAG CCTAAGATCGTCTGGATGAAGAACAGGATGATTATTGGTGATGATCCCAAGTACTTGATGCGGAACTACCAGGGAGTGCTGACCCTCAACATTCGCAAGCCTGGCACCTTTGATGGAGGCAAATACTCCTGCATGGCTGTCAATGAGCTGGGCCAGGACGAAGTGGAGTGCCAGCTGGATGTCCGAA TTGCCACAGACCCGGACAAGAAGTGA
- the mybpc2b gene encoding myosin binding protein Cb isoform X5: MPEPVPADKPEGDELPADGDVDGDEPGMTELTGLFVEKPPESVVAVAGSDIILIARVDSTTLTRKPTMKWLKGKWLDLGSKAGKHMQFKETYDRNTKIYTYEMKIIKVVAGDAGGYRCEVTSKDKCDSSTFEISVEAAQQEQQADILSAFKRADAGEDEGELDFSALLKATKRNKKPQKVEPDIDVWELLKNAHPSEYEKIAFEYGITDLRGMLKRLKKMKVEPKHSEAFLKKLESCYSVEKGKKIVLRCEVVDPDVQVKWLKNGQEIKPSAKYIMEATGNIRTLTINKATLADDAAYECVVGEDKCFTEVFVKEPPVTITKLMDDYHVVVGERVEFEIEVSEEGAHVMWYFEDIELHKDKDSKYRFKKDGKRHVLIIQEATLEDIGMYHAWTNGGHTKGELEVEEKQLEVLQDIADLTVRAADQAVFKCEVSDEKVTGKWYKDGVEVLPSDRIKMSHIGRFHRLIINDVKPEDAGDYTFVPDGYALSLSAKLNFLEIKIDYVPRQDPPKIHLDTTGNMVSQNTIIVVAGNKLRLDVEITGEPAPTAVWSKGDKPVTATEGRVRVESRKDLSCFVIEGAERDDEGNYTICVTNPAGEDKAVLFVKIVDVPDPPENIKCTSVGEDTATIIWDAPKFDGGAPLKGYLMERKKKGSSRWTKLNFDVYDSTTYEAKRMIEGVLYEMRVFAVNSIGLSPPSLTSKPFMPIAPTSEPTRLSVYDVTDSTCALKWLAPEKIGAGGLDGYVIEYCKEGDTEWVVANQELCERQGFTVRGLPVGEKINFRVVAVNIAGRSPPAVLSQPVTIREIMEHPKIRLPRDLRTKYIRRVGDKINLTIPFQGKPRPVATWFKDGQPLDPTMVNVRNSNVDSILFIRSAEREHSGTYELVLKIENMEDRASIVIRIVDKPGPPVNLRVTDVWGFNAALEWDPPKDDGNCEITGYTIQKADLKTKEWFTVYEHNRRANCTASDLIMGNEYMFRVFSENICGLSEDARVSKNTAVIAKTGLEHKRNPYKEKDMSCVPKFTQPLVDRSVVAGYSTAISCAVKGFPKPKIVWMKNRMIIGDDPKYLMRNYQGVLTLNIRKPGTFDGGKYSCMAVNELGQDEVECQLDVRIATDPDKK; the protein is encoded by the exons ATGAACTTCCCGCAGACGGAG ATGTCGATGGGGATG AGCCCGGTATGACGGAGCTCACTGGGCTCTTTGTCGAGAAGCCGCCAGAGAGTGTAGTCGCTGTTGCAG GATCGGATATTATTTTGATTGCCAGGGTTGACTccaccaccctgaccagaaAACCCACCATGAAATGGCTAAAGGGCAAGTGGCTGGATCTTGGCAGCAAGGCTGGGAAACATATGCAGTTCAAAGAAACTTATGACAGGAATACCAAG ATCTATACCTACGAAATGAAGATCATCAAAGTGGTCGCTGGAGATGCTGGGGGCTACAGGTGCGAGGTGACGTCAAAGGACAAGTGTGACAGCTCCACCTTTGAGATCTCTGTGGAGG CTgcgcagcaggagcagcaggcagATATTTTGTCTGCCTTCAAGAGAGC GGATGCTGGAGAGGACGAGGGAGAACTGGATTTTAGTGCTCTGCTGAAAGCCACTAAGAG GAACAAGAAACCTCAAAAAGTGGAACCAGATATCGACGTGTGGGAATTGCTTAAGAATGCCCACCCGAGCGAGTATGAGAAAATCGCCTTTGAGTATGGCATCACTGACCTGAGGGGCATGCTGAAACGACTGAAAAAGATGAAGGTCGAGCCCAAGCATAGCGAGG CTTTCCTGAAGAAGCTCGAATCTTGCTACTCTGTGGAAAAGGGCAAGAAGATTGTCCTGAGGTGTGAGGTTGTCGATCCCGACGTCCAGGTCAAATGGTTGAAGAATGGCCAGGAGATCAAACCCTCAGCCAA GTACATCATGGAGGCGACTGGGAATATCAGAACACTCACCATCAATAAGGCGACCCTGGCTGACGATGCTGCCTATGAGTGTGTGGTAGGCGAGGACAAGTGTTTCACAGAGGTGTTCGTCAAAG AGCCCCCTGTGACCATCACCAAGCTGATGGATGACTACCACGTGGTTGTTGGAGAGAGAGTGGAGTTTGAGATTGAGGTCTCAGAGGAGGGCGCCCACGTCATGTG GTACTTTGAGGATATAGAGCTTCACAAAGATAAAGATTCAAAGTATCGCTTCAAGAAGGATGGAAAGAGGCACGTACTCATCATCCAGGAGGCTACGCTGGAAGACATTGGAATGTACCATGCTTGGACAAATGGAGGGCATACCAAAGGAGAGCTGGAGGTGGAAG aaaaacaactgGAGGTGTTGCAGGACATTGCTGATCTGACAGTCAGGGCAGCAGACCAGGCTGTGTTCAAGTGTGAGGTGTCTGATGAGAAGGTCACAGGAAAGTGGTATAAAGACGGAGTGGAGGTCTTGCCAAGCGATCGCATCAAGATGTCTCACATTGGAAG GTTTCATCGGCTGATTATTAATGATGTGAAACCAGAGGATGCAGGAGACTACACATTTGTCCCTGATGGATACGCTCTGTCGCTTTCTGCTAAACTCAACTTTTtgg AAATCAAGATCGACTATGTGCCCAGACAAG ATCCTCCAAAGATCCACCTGGACACCACTGGAAACATGGTCTCCCAAAACACCATCATTGTGGTCGCAGGCAACAAGCTCCGTCTGGATGTGGAGATCACAGGAGAGCCAGCACCCACCGCTGTTTGGTCGAAAGGAGATAAA CCAGTTACAGCAACTGAAGGGCGTGTAAGGGTGGAGTCCAGGAAAGACCTGAGCTGCTTCGTCATAGAGGGGGCAGAGAGGGATGATGAGGGCAACTACACCATCTGTGTTACCAACCCTGCGGGAGAGGACAAGGCTGTGCTGTTTGTGAAGATTGTGG atgtGCCTGACCCTCCTGAGAATATCAAATGCACATCAGTTGGAGAGGACACTGCCACTATCATTTGGGACGCTCCCAAATTTGACGGTGGTGCACCACTCAAAG GTTATCTcatggagaggaagaagaaaggcTCCTCCAGATGGACAAAGCTCAACTTTGATGTATATGATTCAACTACATATGAGGCTAAGAGGATGATTGAGGGTGTTCTGTATGAGATGAGGGTGTTTGCTGTCAACAGCATTGGCTTGTCTCCACCAAGTCTCACCTCCAAACCCTTTATGCCTATTG CCCCAACTAGCGAGCCAACGCGTCTGTCAGTCTATGATGTGACGGACAGCACATGCGCCCTGAAGTGGCTCGCCCCAGAGAAGATTGGAGCTGGGGGCCTGGATGGCTATGTTATTGAGTACTGCAAGGAAGGAG ACACTGAGTGGGTGGTGGCAAACCAGGAACTTTGTGAGAGGCAGGGATTTACGGTGCGTGGCCTCCCTGTGGGAGAGAAGATCAACTTTAGGGTGGTGGCAGTAAACATTGCTGGACGCAGTCCTCCAGCTGTGCTGTCACAGCCCGTCACCATCCGTGAGATCATGG AGCATCCTAAGATTCGTCTGCCTCGTGACCTGAGGACAAAGTACATCAGGAGAGTAGGAGACAAGATCAACCTAACTATCCCTTTCCAG GGTAAGCCACGCCCTGTCGCAACCTGGTTCAAGGATGGTCAACCCCTTGACCCCACGATGGTCAATGTCCGTAACTCAAACGTGGACAGCATCCTCTTCATCCGctcagcagagagagagcactCTGGAACGTATGAGCTGGTGCTAAAGATTGAGAACATGGAGGACAGAGCCAGCATTGTCATCAGGATTGTTG ATAAACCCGGACCTCCTGTGAACCTGAGGGTGACAGACGTCTGGGGCTTCAATGCAGCACTGGAGTGGGACCCCCCTAAAGATGATGGCAACTGTGAAATTACTGGATACACCATCCAGAAGGCAGACTTGAAAACTAAG gAATGGTTTACTGTCTATGAGCACAACAGACGAGCAAACTGCACAGCTTCAGACCTGATCATGGGCAATGAATACATGTTCCGCGTCTTCAGTGAAAACATCTGCGGCCTGAGTGAGGATGCACGCGTCAGCAAGAACACAGCCGTCATTGCCAAGACAG GCCTGGAGCACAAACGAAACCCCTACAAGGAGAAGGACATGTCCTGTGTGCCTAAGTTTACTCAGCCCCTGGTTGACAGATCTGTGGTGGCCGGCTACAGCACCGCCATCAGCTGTGCCGTCAAAGGCTTCCCCAAG CCTAAGATCGTCTGGATGAAGAACAGGATGATTATTGGTGATGATCCCAAGTACTTGATGCGGAACTACCAGGGAGTGCTGACCCTCAACATTCGCAAGCCTGGCACCTTTGATGGAGGCAAATACTCCTGCATGGCTGTCAATGAGCTGGGCCAGGACGAAGTGGAGTGCCAGCTGGATGTCCGAA TTGCCACAGACCCGGACAAGAAGTGA
- the mybpc2b gene encoding myosin binding protein Cb isoform X3 — MPEPVPADKPEGAELQPENYDELPADGDVDGDEPGMTELTGLFVEKPPESVVAVAGSDIILIARVDSTTLTRKPTMKWLKGKWLDLGSKAGKHMQFKETYDRNTKIYTYEMKIIKVVAGDAGGYRCEVTSKDKCDSSTFEISVEAAQQEQQADILSAFKRADAGEDEGELDFSALLKATKRNKKPQKVEPDIDVWELLKNAHPSEYEKIAFEYGITDLRGMLKRLKKMKVEPKHSEAFLKKLESCYSVEKGKKIVLRCEVVDPDVQVKWLKNGQEIKPSAKYIMEATGNIRTLTINKATLADDAAYECVVGEDKCFTEVFVKEPPVTITKLMDDYHVVVGERVEFEIEVSEEGAHVMWYFEDIELHKDKDSKYRFKKDGKRHVLIIQEATLEDIGMYHAWTNGGHTKGELEVEEKQLEVLQDIADLTVRAADQAVFKCEVSDEKVTGKWYKDGVEVLPSDRIKMSHIGRFHRLIINDVKPEDAGDYTFVPDGYALSLSAKLNFLEIKIDYVPRQDPPKIHLDTTGNMVSQNTIIVVAGNKLRLDVEITGEPAPTAVWSKGDKPVTATEGRVRVESRKDLSCFVIEGAERDDEGNYTICVTNPAGEDKAVLFVKIVDVPDPPENIKCTSVGEDTATIIWDAPKFDGGAPLKGYLMERKKKGSSRWTKLNFDVYDSTTYEAKRMIEGVLYEMRVFAVNSIGLSPPSLTSKPFMPIAPTSEPTRLSVYDVTDSTCALKWLAPEKIGAGGLDGYVIEYCKEGDTEWVVANQELCERQGFTVRGLPVGEKINFRVVAVNIAGRSPPAVLSQPVTIREIMEHPKIRLPRDLRTKYIRRVGDKINLTIPFQGKPRPVATWFKDGQPLDPTMVNVRNSNVDSILFIRSAEREHSGTYELVLKIENMEDRASIVIRIVDKPGPPVNLRVTDVWGFNAALEWDPPKDDGNCEITGYTIQKADLKTKEWFTVYEHNRRANCTASDLIMGNEYMFRVFSENICGLSEDARVSKNTAVIAKTGLEHKRNPYKEKDMSCVPKFTQPLVDRSVVAGYSTAISCAVKGFPKPKIVWMKNRMIIGDDPKYLMRNYQGVLTLNIRKPGTFDGGKYSCMAVNELGQDEVECQLDVRIATDPDKK; from the exons ATGAACTTCCCGCAGACGGAG ATGTCGATGGGGATG AGCCCGGTATGACGGAGCTCACTGGGCTCTTTGTCGAGAAGCCGCCAGAGAGTGTAGTCGCTGTTGCAG GATCGGATATTATTTTGATTGCCAGGGTTGACTccaccaccctgaccagaaAACCCACCATGAAATGGCTAAAGGGCAAGTGGCTGGATCTTGGCAGCAAGGCTGGGAAACATATGCAGTTCAAAGAAACTTATGACAGGAATACCAAG ATCTATACCTACGAAATGAAGATCATCAAAGTGGTCGCTGGAGATGCTGGGGGCTACAGGTGCGAGGTGACGTCAAAGGACAAGTGTGACAGCTCCACCTTTGAGATCTCTGTGGAGG CTgcgcagcaggagcagcaggcagATATTTTGTCTGCCTTCAAGAGAGC GGATGCTGGAGAGGACGAGGGAGAACTGGATTTTAGTGCTCTGCTGAAAGCCACTAAGAG GAACAAGAAACCTCAAAAAGTGGAACCAGATATCGACGTGTGGGAATTGCTTAAGAATGCCCACCCGAGCGAGTATGAGAAAATCGCCTTTGAGTATGGCATCACTGACCTGAGGGGCATGCTGAAACGACTGAAAAAGATGAAGGTCGAGCCCAAGCATAGCGAGG CTTTCCTGAAGAAGCTCGAATCTTGCTACTCTGTGGAAAAGGGCAAGAAGATTGTCCTGAGGTGTGAGGTTGTCGATCCCGACGTCCAGGTCAAATGGTTGAAGAATGGCCAGGAGATCAAACCCTCAGCCAA GTACATCATGGAGGCGACTGGGAATATCAGAACACTCACCATCAATAAGGCGACCCTGGCTGACGATGCTGCCTATGAGTGTGTGGTAGGCGAGGACAAGTGTTTCACAGAGGTGTTCGTCAAAG AGCCCCCTGTGACCATCACCAAGCTGATGGATGACTACCACGTGGTTGTTGGAGAGAGAGTGGAGTTTGAGATTGAGGTCTCAGAGGAGGGCGCCCACGTCATGTG GTACTTTGAGGATATAGAGCTTCACAAAGATAAAGATTCAAAGTATCGCTTCAAGAAGGATGGAAAGAGGCACGTACTCATCATCCAGGAGGCTACGCTGGAAGACATTGGAATGTACCATGCTTGGACAAATGGAGGGCATACCAAAGGAGAGCTGGAGGTGGAAG aaaaacaactgGAGGTGTTGCAGGACATTGCTGATCTGACAGTCAGGGCAGCAGACCAGGCTGTGTTCAAGTGTGAGGTGTCTGATGAGAAGGTCACAGGAAAGTGGTATAAAGACGGAGTGGAGGTCTTGCCAAGCGATCGCATCAAGATGTCTCACATTGGAAG GTTTCATCGGCTGATTATTAATGATGTGAAACCAGAGGATGCAGGAGACTACACATTTGTCCCTGATGGATACGCTCTGTCGCTTTCTGCTAAACTCAACTTTTtgg AAATCAAGATCGACTATGTGCCCAGACAAG ATCCTCCAAAGATCCACCTGGACACCACTGGAAACATGGTCTCCCAAAACACCATCATTGTGGTCGCAGGCAACAAGCTCCGTCTGGATGTGGAGATCACAGGAGAGCCAGCACCCACCGCTGTTTGGTCGAAAGGAGATAAA CCAGTTACAGCAACTGAAGGGCGTGTAAGGGTGGAGTCCAGGAAAGACCTGAGCTGCTTCGTCATAGAGGGGGCAGAGAGGGATGATGAGGGCAACTACACCATCTGTGTTACCAACCCTGCGGGAGAGGACAAGGCTGTGCTGTTTGTGAAGATTGTGG atgtGCCTGACCCTCCTGAGAATATCAAATGCACATCAGTTGGAGAGGACACTGCCACTATCATTTGGGACGCTCCCAAATTTGACGGTGGTGCACCACTCAAAG GTTATCTcatggagaggaagaagaaaggcTCCTCCAGATGGACAAAGCTCAACTTTGATGTATATGATTCAACTACATATGAGGCTAAGAGGATGATTGAGGGTGTTCTGTATGAGATGAGGGTGTTTGCTGTCAACAGCATTGGCTTGTCTCCACCAAGTCTCACCTCCAAACCCTTTATGCCTATTG CCCCAACTAGCGAGCCAACGCGTCTGTCAGTCTATGATGTGACGGACAGCACATGCGCCCTGAAGTGGCTCGCCCCAGAGAAGATTGGAGCTGGGGGCCTGGATGGCTATGTTATTGAGTACTGCAAGGAAGGAG ACACTGAGTGGGTGGTGGCAAACCAGGAACTTTGTGAGAGGCAGGGATTTACGGTGCGTGGCCTCCCTGTGGGAGAGAAGATCAACTTTAGGGTGGTGGCAGTAAACATTGCTGGACGCAGTCCTCCAGCTGTGCTGTCACAGCCCGTCACCATCCGTGAGATCATGG AGCATCCTAAGATTCGTCTGCCTCGTGACCTGAGGACAAAGTACATCAGGAGAGTAGGAGACAAGATCAACCTAACTATCCCTTTCCAG GGTAAGCCACGCCCTGTCGCAACCTGGTTCAAGGATGGTCAACCCCTTGACCCCACGATGGTCAATGTCCGTAACTCAAACGTGGACAGCATCCTCTTCATCCGctcagcagagagagagcactCTGGAACGTATGAGCTGGTGCTAAAGATTGAGAACATGGAGGACAGAGCCAGCATTGTCATCAGGATTGTTG ATAAACCCGGACCTCCTGTGAACCTGAGGGTGACAGACGTCTGGGGCTTCAATGCAGCACTGGAGTGGGACCCCCCTAAAGATGATGGCAACTGTGAAATTACTGGATACACCATCCAGAAGGCAGACTTGAAAACTAAG gAATGGTTTACTGTCTATGAGCACAACAGACGAGCAAACTGCACAGCTTCAGACCTGATCATGGGCAATGAATACATGTTCCGCGTCTTCAGTGAAAACATCTGCGGCCTGAGTGAGGATGCACGCGTCAGCAAGAACACAGCCGTCATTGCCAAGACAG GCCTGGAGCACAAACGAAACCCCTACAAGGAGAAGGACATGTCCTGTGTGCCTAAGTTTACTCAGCCCCTGGTTGACAGATCTGTGGTGGCCGGCTACAGCACCGCCATCAGCTGTGCCGTCAAAGGCTTCCCCAAG CCTAAGATCGTCTGGATGAAGAACAGGATGATTATTGGTGATGATCCCAAGTACTTGATGCGGAACTACCAGGGAGTGCTGACCCTCAACATTCGCAAGCCTGGCACCTTTGATGGAGGCAAATACTCCTGCATGGCTGTCAATGAGCTGGGCCAGGACGAAGTGGAGTGCCAGCTGGATGTCCGAA TTGCCACAGACCCGGACAAGAAGTGA